In Mytilus trossulus isolate FHL-02 chromosome 10, PNRI_Mtr1.1.1.hap1, whole genome shotgun sequence, the DNA window CTTGCGGAAGTACTAGTTAGCTGTatgatgaaaatttaataatcatttagatagaaatatttaaattggcTTTCAATTGAAGGATCAATATCCATATACCATTTTGTCATTCCAAAAATATGcgttttaatacatttttatagaATGTGTTCGTAACATATTTCAGGACGATAACACTTTTGAAAGTTGATCATTTCTTTTCATGGTGTTAATATTATTCGTGTTAATTTAAGCTAAATAATAACTACAACATACTCTCAGTTAATCCTAACAAAACAAGATACATgtacctttttatttttatgatattaagaTTGATTTATCTCATCCATCGTTTGTAGAAGCCAGTACTAAGTATCAATAGATAAACAAGTTATAACTATTTTATCTACGTACAATGTATTCTGAGAAGGAATTTTCTcgttttttctcatttcatacTTATCCTTTCAGATTGGTATAAAATGTGTCTTGTCATGAATGCATTTGGATTCAGTGCTCTCATAGTATCGATCGCTTGCGTTGGATTGAGATTGTTTAAGTTCCCTGAAAACAAAGTTTTGCGAATTATTACTCCCTTAGTTGTTTTCTCTGCAGGTAAgttttagttatgttttaaaaacactcatttatttaatatacagACTGTCAGGTAAGGGCTTACACATACAGactgaaatgtattttttgggGGTCTGTGATAGGGGGATTTCGATCGGTTGATATATATCGTCATTTgttattatgtattttaaatcagAATGAGTTCGTAACATACAACCGCAAGAGTACGTTAACATGATATGTTTCGTTGTCACGCCTTATGCTTATCAATTTTACTGCCTATATGCGAcgatttatttattgtgtcctGATATCGAAAGAATGCTTGATTTGAAGAATTTTGATGCTTTCTCAGCGATAGAAGCAATTTGTTTTAGtaatacaattgtatatttatattcggtgcaattaaaaaaaaatcgttttcgGAATGACGGTTTTGTGAGAAAGAAAATAGTCTTGAATTGACATTTTTCCTTGAACTAATCATATCGGTCAACCTTTTCCTGAAGATGTTCTCAataattttggattttaaatttAGTCGTTATTCCCCAAGTCTTCAAAGGTATTTCATGCCTAAGAATTCCGAGGCCGATGTCAGAGTcggatgtcagaataggtaacaagctaagagaaaataaacacaatgaCACTGATACATAATTTAACAAAGGATAtagtatttcttttatatttactaGTAATGGAACTACCGACCaccttttatattatattaatatcattttctatagtgtaaatgtatgtttaacgtctatatcatgtatatctttatatattttctcaATTTGCTGGCAGTGCCAAcgacaacaaaaaacatttgaGGAAACAATACATCTATATCAGTCTTTTTCTTGTATTAGTATAAATTGGTTGTAAGCGGatacactatatatataatatgataaattgaattaatattttgtgttttgcaATTGCAAATTTTACTTGaattaatattttgtgttttacaaatgcaaattttaCTATATCATTACGTTACTATAAGTTAGTTAGATTTGTAAATTTGAGAGATAGTTTAAGTTCCAAGGCGTTTTATTTTCTCCAATGTAATGCCATCATTATTTTTAGTCCATGGTTAGGTCGCAAATTCTCAGCACATGATAATGTCagtgaaatttaatattgagaTATACAAGTCAGGAGAGTttgcaattcagtggttgtcgttgtttGTATCTTTTTCCCAAATGTAACCTGCCGAATAAGACTTATAACCGCCTTTGTAACTTGAGTAACACgaagggtgccacatgtggatcaAAATCTGCTGACCTTTCCCTAGCACCTCATTTCACACCCAGTTTTTGGTAGGGCTCGTGTTGCTGAGTCttaagttttcaatgttgtgttttgtgtactattgctTATATGTTcgtctttttctattttagtcATGCTGTGGTCATTATATTTCCGACTTTTTAGTTTGAATGTTCAATGGTATATTTCGCCTCTCGTGTTACAGTCATATCATACTAGCTTTTTGtgcattaatttttaaaatgagaaTTTAGTTTTATGGCTtgaatatgaattatttatctCTTTCAGTGGTGTTTATTCTCATAGGAACTGTCTTATTTGTGAAGAATAATGATGACATCATAACAGAACCATATGGAGAATTATCTTATGGGTACTCATTTGCATTATGCATATCAGGAATGTGTCTTGCTGCTTTGGTCGATATCGTCCTAATTATAGAACTTATAAAACCCAAAAAGAATACTAAAAATCGTGTTGATGCAAATGCAATTAACAATATCAAGTTCTGAAACACGAATACAAATTGGTCTTTTTAGTAAAGTGGTTGATCTACTGCTATATCAACAATATTGTAGTGATTTTATTGAGAACGCCCAAAATTGTGTTGATCTAACCTATTGTGGGGGACAAAATTGATGTAAATTGCGAATAATTCATCTATAAGAAAGATTTTGTATGTTAATTGAAGTGTGTATCTTTTTTTATGTCTATTTGACTATCatgtattatatacatgtagtagtaaatatatattttgttgtataGTTTCCTATTACATAAGGAAATGACCATTAAACCTCGAaagggggctatgttttttttttctttgaccaAAATAGTGGAgtcaagcagatgacaaaaaagatattctgaatccagattTTCTCCATACCTTATagtgtgaaattaaaaaaacccaacaacatTCGATTGATAGTGTAAAATATAGTATAATGATATTGGACTCAGACAAGGACAATAACCATCCCtataaagttaaatggttgctccctataaagttaaatggttgctccctataaagttaagtggttgctccCTATTGACGTTGTATAGTTTTATACTGTATTATTGTAGAAAAGGACATGTGCGATTTTGTAATCAACAGCCTCATCACAAGAACTACTTTTACTCTTGCTTTTATCGAAAGTACGGGGTATGGCTCTGAAAAACGTGATAGAAATTGTTGAGTATTACGCGTGTATTTAAATcatatgattttgaaaaaagttttatttaaagcaGAGAAATTGACCcatataaactatttttgaaCCGATGTTAAGTTAGTATTCCATATCAACTTTGAAGTTAACATCAACAATATTTGCTATTTAAGAAATTTTCCGACTATGGTTATGTATTTTAACCTTTATTGGAATTTGGATGTAAACATAAAACTAAGATTTATTGTAATTTCATTTATTCCAGCTTGTTCTGATCTCCACTTCACATCATATCAATATTCTAAATTCTTAAATACTAAATTCTAAAGTACAGTTTTGATTAAGAAAGTTTAAGTGATAGAATTTTGCTTTATAAACGCAGTTTAGTTATTATAGCAATTTATATGCAGGAATTTATTTGATCCAATTGCCAGTTTTCTACAgagacatacatgtaatatatacattaatATTTCAGTCTCTTTCAATGTACGTTACATCTAcatgttttaagaaaacatgTAGTAGTAAAATGACctttaactttaaataatttaaatttatatgaatGCTACACTAGTGTATATTGGTATAAGTAACATAAAAAGATGATTGTGAATAATTTATTAACATACTATCTTCTTtcctacatgtacatatacatttatattggaATAAAAAGCTGCCGATGTAATCACTGTGTTTCTTAAACTATGTTGCTATTGGGTAGATCAAAGTATTGTTGATACTTGTCGTTATAAATAGACAGAAATGTTAGAACTTACACCGTTTACAACTGTTAATTCACGTTACGCTTTTCTAATGCCAGtatcattaaattttgtttaaaaaaaatcagttttgtgTTCAAATTCCGTACTAGTCTTGTTGGATGCCCTTAAATGTAGTAGGAATTATTCTTAGCGTTTGGTTTTCATATTCAATCATTTTAATCAACGTCTGATTTCCGTTGGTGTCTGTCTTTTCGTTTGGGTGAGAACACATAagaatatctttatttgatattaaaacagCAATATGCATTCCAGTCAATGTAGAATGAAACATTGAAATTGCATTAATAAGAAAAGTGATGaggatgaataaaaaaatactggtATGTTGCTGTAACGTAAGTGAAATATAGCGACTTAAAGGGccaattgagaaaaaataaaaagacaagcagacaaaaaatagtacacaagacacaacatagaaaactaaagactaaggtAAACTAATCCAACATAAACAGGGGTGATCTAAGGTGCTCCAGAAGAGTAAAttgatcctgctctacatgtgacATACGTTGTGTTGCTCATTATATTTCAAACCCGGTAAGTCAAATTCGGAAGGTAAAATTCGTGGATAAGGAACGAATTTGCAGTcatgaaataaataacatatccgatataatATGTAAAACGGATATATTATAACGGTCAGCAAGTATCAGGTGATGAAGACCGTATAATTTCACGACGGGAtgaacttcaccatttgaaactctttgTTGAATCGATTTCTTGTTAGCAGCAACCATCTACTAGGAAAAATGTAGTTAATACAAATCCAGGAATTTCGTGTCAATTGGGAGACATATACTCCGCATGCAGCCGAATCTAGAATGTAAgtacatag includes these proteins:
- the LOC134686265 gene encoding uncharacterized protein LOC134686265 → MENEIEENLPPALVMIIIAFVLYIFGNATSFYFTIEYSNQKVNSGLWTRCESDALVKECFNIQIYAEHDWYKMCLVMNAFGFSALIVSIACVGLRLFKFPENKVLRIITPLVVFSAVVFILIGTVLFVKNNDDIITEPYGELSYGYSFALCISGMCLAALVDIVLIIELIKPKKNTKNRVDANAINNIKF